The Streptomyces luteogriseus genome includes a window with the following:
- a CDS encoding ATP-binding protein, with translation MSRKSLAEISTPVRHFTIQLSATRRGARLARLLAERQLDEWGETYDAAAQVVAELASNAVLHGRVQGRDFRLTLKLHADRTLRIEVTDARGDRIPQLPGPVVDDTESGRGLRIVSAYAHRWGVVEAPAHGKTVWAEVSLEQEDLPGPAV, from the coding sequence ATGAGTCGGAAATCCCTCGCTGAAATCAGCACCCCCGTACGCCACTTCACGATCCAGCTGTCCGCCACTCGAAGAGGTGCTCGACTGGCCCGCCTGCTCGCCGAACGCCAGCTCGACGAATGGGGCGAGACGTACGACGCCGCCGCACAGGTGGTGGCCGAGCTCGCCTCGAACGCGGTGCTGCACGGACGCGTCCAGGGCAGGGACTTCCGGCTGACGCTGAAGCTGCACGCCGACCGCACGCTCCGTATCGAGGTCACCGACGCCCGGGGCGACCGGATCCCACAGCTCCCGGGGCCGGTCGTGGACGACACGGAGAGCGGGAGAGGGCTGCGGATCGTCTCGGCGTACGCGCATCGGTGGGGTGTGGTGGAGGCGCCGGCTCACGGCAAGACCGTCTGGGCCGAAGTGAGCCTGGAGCAGGAGGACTTGCCGGGGCCCGCCGTCTAG
- a CDS encoding ABC transporter ATP-binding protein, whose product MGEAISTSEVLTATGIDLSYGEQLAVSDAHLSISRGEVAAITGQSGSGKSSLLYCLAGVLPPARGQVRFEGQSLGDLTDDEISELRRERFGFVFQYGELLPELTIEENTALPLRLAGQRKRPALAAAGEVLSRLGLGELRERRPSQVSGGQNQRVAVARALVHRPAVVFADEPTGSLDSANASAVLKEFLGLARSQGTAVILVTHDPTVAAQADSHYTMSDGVLTPQGAV is encoded by the coding sequence TTGGGGGAAGCCATCAGTACGTCAGAAGTCCTGACCGCCACGGGCATTGACCTCTCCTACGGCGAGCAGCTGGCTGTCAGTGACGCCCATCTCTCGATCTCCCGGGGGGAGGTCGCGGCCATCACCGGACAGAGCGGATCGGGAAAGTCCTCGCTGCTGTACTGCCTCGCGGGAGTGCTGCCTCCGGCGCGCGGACAAGTGAGGTTCGAAGGGCAGTCGCTCGGGGATCTCACCGATGACGAGATCAGTGAACTCCGCCGTGAACGCTTCGGCTTCGTCTTCCAGTACGGCGAACTGCTCCCGGAGCTGACCATCGAGGAGAACACCGCCCTGCCACTGCGCCTGGCCGGGCAGCGCAAGCGGCCCGCGCTCGCGGCCGCCGGCGAGGTCCTCTCCCGGCTGGGACTCGGCGAGCTGCGCGAGCGCCGTCCGTCGCAGGTGTCAGGTGGTCAGAACCAACGCGTCGCCGTCGCACGGGCCCTGGTCCACCGCCCGGCCGTCGTGTTCGCCGACGAGCCGACCGGGTCACTGGACAGCGCCAACGCATCCGCCGTACTGAAGGAGTTCCTCGGCCTGGCGCGTTCGCAGGGCACTGCCGTCATCCTGGTCACCCATGACCCCACCGTCGCCGCACAGGCCGACAGCCACTACACGATGTCCGACGGAGTCCTCACCCCCCAGGGGGCGGTGTGA
- a CDS encoding DUF397 domain-containing protein, translating to MTTELEWFKSSYSSNDGPACVEAAISPSPQLTIHIRDSKTKDARLAFPAEVWADFLEFTAGR from the coding sequence GTGACCACTGAGCTCGAATGGTTCAAGAGCAGCTACAGCAGCAACGACGGTCCTGCTTGCGTCGAAGCCGCCATATCCCCCTCCCCTCAACTCACCATCCACATCCGCGACTCCAAGACCAAGGACGCCCGCCTGGCGTTCCCCGCTGAAGTCTGGGCCGATTTCCTGGAGTTCACGGCAGGGCGCTGA
- a CDS encoding DUF2165 domain-containing protein produces the protein MITSTPQRGALSLAATLLTATIALYMALVAFGNITDFGTNQQFVRHVLAMDTTFKDEDLMWRAVTSQGLQDAAYVGIIAWETIAALVLIYGSWLWARRDDLRARRMSTYGLLMVMLLFGAGFIAIGGEWFSMWQSKNWNGLDAATRIFLFSGVVLIVNQLSAPRETPAT, from the coding sequence ATGATCACCTCCACCCCCCAACGCGGCGCCCTGTCGCTCGCCGCCACCCTGCTCACCGCGACCATCGCCCTCTACATGGCGCTCGTCGCGTTCGGGAACATCACCGACTTCGGGACCAACCAGCAGTTCGTCCGCCACGTGCTGGCCATGGACACCACGTTCAAGGACGAGGACCTGATGTGGCGGGCCGTCACGAGCCAGGGGCTCCAGGACGCCGCCTACGTCGGGATCATCGCCTGGGAGACGATCGCCGCGCTGGTCCTCATATACGGGAGCTGGCTGTGGGCCAGACGCGATGATCTGCGCGCCCGGCGGATGTCCACGTACGGGCTGCTGATGGTGATGCTGCTGTTCGGGGCCGGGTTCATCGCGATCGGCGGTGAGTGGTTCTCGATGTGGCAGTCGAAGAACTGGAACGGGCTGGACGCCGCGACCCGCATCTTCCTGTTCAGCGGAGTCGTGCTGATCGTCAACCAGCTCTCGGCCCCGAGGGAGACGCCCGCTACTTGA
- a CDS encoding ADP-ribosylglycohydrolase family protein: MGATAGAVWGRTEQQDFRSRVRGTLLGVAVGDALGTPVDGLTVDAVREAHGAEGLVDLAPAYGRRGAVTHLTQLTLFSVDGLIRAQVRRDTGAWHPPTDLHRAYLRWAATQRDWGPDERRKEDGWLAREEWLYARRDPSRALLLGLGDETMGTPEAPKNPGEAGAEAAARSAPFGLLVGWEPQLVVQLAVECAAQTHGHPTASLAAGAYAVIVHALALGESLDAAVQRALGLLAVRPAHQPVSDALQHALGAVRQGMPGPERVAELSGAGTAEGLVAAAVYCALVAADVRHGLCLAVNHDGPSATTGALTGGLLGALHGETALPPAWLAELEGRPTILELADDFAMEMTQGPALHGPAGSSPGWLARYPRA, translated from the coding sequence GTGGGTGCGACTGCCGGCGCCGTCTGGGGCCGTACAGAGCAGCAGGACTTCCGCAGCCGGGTGCGCGGGACCCTCCTCGGCGTGGCCGTGGGAGACGCGCTGGGCACGCCGGTCGACGGGCTGACGGTCGACGCCGTTCGGGAGGCGCACGGGGCGGAGGGCCTGGTGGACCTGGCCCCCGCCTACGGCAGACGCGGCGCGGTCACGCACCTCACCCAGCTCACCCTGTTCTCCGTCGACGGGCTGATCCGAGCCCAGGTCAGGCGGGACACCGGCGCCTGGCATCCGCCGACCGACCTGCACCGGGCGTATCTGCGCTGGGCCGCCACGCAGCGCGACTGGGGGCCCGACGAGCGCCGCAAGGAAGACGGGTGGCTGGCGCGGGAGGAGTGGCTGTACGCGCGCCGGGACCCCAGCCGCGCCCTGCTGCTGGGGCTCGGCGACGAGACCATGGGGACCCCGGAGGCGCCCAAGAACCCCGGGGAGGCCGGGGCCGAGGCCGCCGCCCGGTCGGCCCCGTTCGGGCTGCTCGTGGGCTGGGAGCCGCAACTGGTCGTCCAGCTCGCCGTGGAGTGCGCCGCGCAGACCCACGGCCATCCCACGGCCTCGCTCGCGGCGGGTGCGTACGCCGTGATCGTGCATGCGCTGGCGTTGGGCGAGAGCCTCGACGCGGCCGTGCAGCGGGCCTTGGGACTGCTGGCCGTCCGGCCGGCGCACCAACCGGTGTCGGACGCGCTGCAACATGCGCTGGGCGCGGTGCGGCAGGGCATGCCGGGCCCGGAGCGCGTGGCCGAGCTGAGCGGGGCGGGTACGGCGGAGGGACTCGTGGCCGCCGCCGTGTACTGCGCGCTGGTCGCGGCGGACGTCCGGCACGGGCTGTGCCTCGCGGTGAACCACGACGGCCCGTCCGCCACCACCGGCGCGCTGACCGGCGGCCTGCTGGGTGCCCTGCACGGAGAGACGGCCCTGCCGCCGGCCTGGCTGGCCGAGCTGGAGGGCCGCCCCACCATCCTGGAACTCGCCGACGACTTCGCCATGGAGATGACCCAGGGCCCGGCCCTGCACGGCCCGGCCGGCTCGTCGCCGGGGTGGCTCGCCCGCTACCCGAGGGCCTGA
- a CDS encoding helix-turn-helix domain-containing protein → MEDEEAAAVLRTVGRQIKMWREAAGLKQAELGAAIGYGEEMVSSVERARRVPKSDFLDKADEVLGAGGKLSAMKEDVQKARYPKKVRDLARLEEEAVELGAYDNHQINGLLQTPEYAQALYAMRRPAFTEDEIERHVAARMARKAVFDRAPRALITFVQEETTLRRPIGGRMVLRQQLEHLLEVGKLRHVSIQVMPTDREDHAGMAGPFGVLKLQEGKTLGHFEAHLHNRVISDPRDAQVLDMRYGMIRAQALSPRESLAFIEKVLGEET, encoded by the coding sequence GTGGAGGACGAGGAAGCGGCGGCTGTGCTCAGGACGGTCGGACGGCAGATCAAGATGTGGCGCGAGGCCGCGGGTCTGAAGCAGGCGGAGTTGGGGGCGGCCATCGGGTACGGGGAGGAGATGGTGTCGTCCGTGGAGCGGGCGCGGCGCGTTCCCAAGTCCGACTTCCTGGACAAGGCCGATGAGGTGCTCGGTGCCGGCGGCAAACTGTCGGCGATGAAGGAGGACGTCCAGAAGGCTCGGTACCCGAAGAAGGTGAGGGACCTGGCAAGGCTGGAGGAGGAGGCCGTCGAGCTCGGAGCCTACGACAACCACCAGATCAACGGACTGCTCCAGACGCCGGAGTACGCCCAGGCCCTGTACGCCATGAGGCGTCCGGCTTTCACAGAGGACGAGATCGAGCGGCACGTCGCCGCACGCATGGCACGGAAGGCCGTGTTCGATCGCGCGCCGCGGGCGCTCATCACCTTTGTCCAGGAAGAGACGACGCTGCGGAGGCCGATCGGGGGCAGAATGGTGCTGCGCCAACAGCTCGAACACCTGTTGGAGGTCGGCAAGTTGCGTCATGTGTCGATCCAGGTCATGCCAACGGATCGGGAGGATCACGCGGGCATGGCGGGGCCGTTCGGGGTCCTGAAACTCCAGGAAGGCAAGACGCTGGGGCACTTCGAGGCCCACCTGCACAACCGCGTGATCAGCGACCCTCGCGACGCCCAGGTTCTGGATATGCGCTATGGAATGATCCGGGCGCAGGCCCTCTCACCGCGGGAGTCCCTCGCCTTCATTGAGAAAGTTCTGGGAGAAGAGACGTGA
- a CDS encoding FtsX-like permease family protein yields MRELLLGLRLLFGAGRGNRIRFFLMAAGGSLGVCCLALVLTIPQILDAHDGRAAARQPRTTSAQAAGSTLLLQRTDPYGSKAFTRVFIAKGTENAGKFPPGLKELPDPGEVVLSPRAHDLLRDQPGIKGLLPGHEKGLIGARGLAHPDELFAYIGTTRDKIADDGRALKGWGYDYAPFPAVEPSTLTYIRFALGSLVLLPLGIFLSVCARLSAASRNRRLASLRLLGLSTKGTQRVNAAETVVAALLGALLGLGEYWVLNQVMTRTGLPSLRWYPADGALSVTTIAVCLIGCPLLAWFVGRASAREAAANPLAVRRTAAPKRPTKWGGLLLVTGFGIVAGYCATGFTDHPANSLGLNAIVMPAGILLTGLGLVLTLPLISYSIARGLARTTQSLTLNLAMRRNEVEPGSTMRVVTGLVLLVFSASLAQGVLIQLEQVTRPSAPVQDYSVPLTSLTTRQQHEVADVPGVRAHAVTVMSWTDPDGPSDQPWASAVVATCDQLTKLVRHSEGCVDGKVMRLSDPNAGTGQGARPGDELPFRLSKGGRVTTLTITLPQDEITYSAYDPSAVHGADVLIPPSAVLAAARPQGAQYVLTGSSDHDEVRKVLDGIAAVAPTVAVEPIGVNIEGLQQIAVLETLLAVGMIMGLVIGTAAFVVSATDRAVERRPQVTAVTLIGAPARTMRAVQCVQVVLPLSVGLVLALVTGKLAESCYLITGGSEIYWDSAGLPVLALAAVGVAAVSAVGTLPLVGRRIDPELIRRD; encoded by the coding sequence GTGAGGGAGCTCCTGCTCGGTCTGCGCCTGCTGTTCGGCGCGGGCCGGGGCAACCGCATACGCTTCTTCCTCATGGCGGCCGGCGGCTCCCTCGGGGTCTGCTGCCTCGCCCTCGTCCTCACCATCCCGCAGATCCTCGACGCGCACGACGGTCGGGCCGCCGCGCGCCAGCCGCGGACCACTTCCGCCCAGGCCGCGGGTTCCACTCTGCTCCTTCAGCGCACCGACCCCTACGGCTCCAAGGCGTTCACCCGGGTGTTCATCGCCAAGGGGACCGAGAACGCCGGCAAGTTCCCGCCAGGGCTGAAGGAGCTCCCCGACCCCGGCGAGGTGGTCCTCTCTCCCCGCGCACACGACCTGCTGCGTGACCAGCCCGGCATCAAAGGACTCCTGCCAGGTCACGAGAAGGGTCTGATCGGCGCGAGAGGGCTCGCCCATCCCGACGAGCTGTTCGCCTACATCGGCACGACACGTGACAAGATCGCCGACGATGGCCGCGCCCTGAAAGGCTGGGGATACGACTACGCCCCCTTCCCCGCCGTCGAACCCTCGACCCTGACCTACATCCGCTTCGCCCTCGGATCACTGGTCCTGCTCCCCCTCGGCATCTTCCTCTCCGTCTGTGCCCGGCTCTCCGCCGCCAGCCGGAACCGCCGCCTCGCGTCCCTGCGCCTGCTGGGCCTGAGTACCAAGGGCACCCAGCGGGTCAACGCCGCCGAAACCGTCGTCGCGGCCCTCCTCGGCGCGCTTCTCGGCCTCGGTGAGTACTGGGTCCTCAACCAAGTCATGACCCGGACCGGGCTGCCCAGTCTGAGGTGGTACCCGGCCGACGGCGCGCTGTCCGTGACGACCATCGCCGTCTGTCTGATCGGGTGCCCGCTCCTCGCCTGGTTCGTCGGCCGCGCCAGCGCACGCGAAGCCGCCGCCAATCCCCTGGCGGTACGCCGCACCGCCGCCCCCAAACGCCCCACCAAGTGGGGCGGTCTGCTCCTGGTGACCGGCTTCGGTATCGTCGCCGGCTACTGCGCCACCGGCTTCACCGACCACCCCGCCAACAGCCTCGGCCTGAACGCCATCGTGATGCCGGCGGGCATTCTGCTGACGGGCCTGGGGCTGGTGCTGACGCTGCCTCTGATCTCCTACAGCATCGCTCGCGGGCTCGCGCGCACCACCCAGTCCCTCACCCTGAACCTGGCGATGCGCCGCAACGAGGTCGAGCCGGGCAGCACCATGCGCGTCGTCACCGGCCTCGTGCTGCTCGTCTTCTCCGCCTCCCTCGCCCAGGGCGTCCTCATCCAGCTGGAGCAGGTCACCCGGCCGTCCGCTCCCGTGCAGGACTACTCCGTCCCCCTGACCTCGCTGACCACGCGACAGCAGCACGAAGTCGCCGACGTACCAGGGGTGCGCGCGCACGCGGTGACGGTGATGTCCTGGACCGACCCCGACGGGCCCTCCGACCAGCCCTGGGCCAGCGCCGTCGTCGCCACCTGCGACCAGCTGACCAAACTGGTACGGCACTCCGAGGGCTGCGTGGACGGCAAGGTGATGCGGCTCAGCGACCCGAACGCGGGCACCGGCCAGGGCGCGCGCCCTGGTGACGAGCTCCCGTTCCGCCTGTCAAAGGGCGGTCGTGTCACGACCCTGACCATCACCCTTCCGCAAGACGAGATCACGTACAGCGCCTACGACCCGTCGGCGGTCCACGGAGCTGACGTGCTCATCCCGCCGTCGGCCGTGCTCGCCGCGGCCCGCCCGCAGGGGGCGCAGTACGTCCTCACCGGCAGCTCCGACCACGACGAGGTCCGCAAGGTCCTCGACGGTATCGCCGCCGTCGCCCCGACCGTCGCGGTCGAACCCATCGGCGTGAACATCGAGGGCCTCCAGCAGATCGCCGTCCTCGAGACCCTGCTTGCCGTCGGCATGATCATGGGTCTCGTCATCGGGACCGCGGCCTTCGTCGTCTCGGCGACCGACCGGGCGGTGGAGCGGCGCCCTCAGGTCACCGCCGTCACGCTGATCGGAGCACCGGCGCGGACGATGCGAGCCGTGCAGTGCGTACAGGTCGTGCTGCCCCTGAGCGTCGGGCTCGTACTGGCGCTCGTGACGGGAAAGCTCGCCGAGTCCTGCTATCTGATCACCGGGGGCAGTGAGATCTACTGGGACTCCGCCGGTCTCCCGGTGCTCGCGCTGGCGGCAGTGGGCGTGGCGGCCGTGTCCGCCGTCGGCACACTTCCGCTCGTAGGACGGCGCATCGACCCGGAACTGATCCGCCGCGACTGA
- a CDS encoding amidohydrolase family protein has protein sequence MSEQRKVSEEAGEVRRFWGRLGLPGLIDVHTHFMPERVLHKVWAYFDTNGPLVGGLEWPITYRKAEEERAALLREFGVRAFTSMLYPHKPGMAGWLNGWAADFARRTPDCLHTATLYPEPDVETYVREAVAAGARVFKAHVQVGAYDPADERLDPAWGVLAEAGTPVVMHCGSGPAPGKHTGPEPVARVLARHPRLRLIVAHMGMPEYEEFLGLAERYNEVRLDTTMAFTDFTEGFMPYPRAALPRFAALGDRILFGSDFPNIPYPYLHQLQALERLGLGEEWLRAVCHDNAAALFTAADPHTCPSPAPSG, from the coding sequence ATGAGTGAGCAGCGCAAGGTGTCCGAGGAGGCCGGGGAGGTCCGTCGGTTCTGGGGTCGGCTCGGTCTTCCCGGGTTGATCGACGTGCACACCCACTTCATGCCCGAGCGAGTCCTGCACAAGGTGTGGGCCTACTTCGACACCAACGGGCCGCTGGTCGGCGGGCTGGAGTGGCCGATCACGTACCGGAAGGCCGAGGAAGAGCGGGCGGCACTGCTGCGGGAGTTCGGCGTGCGGGCCTTCACTTCGATGCTCTACCCGCACAAGCCCGGCATGGCCGGGTGGCTGAACGGCTGGGCCGCCGACTTCGCCCGCCGCACTCCAGACTGCCTGCACACCGCCACCCTCTACCCCGAGCCGGACGTGGAGACGTACGTCCGCGAGGCCGTGGCGGCGGGGGCGCGTGTGTTCAAGGCGCATGTGCAGGTGGGCGCCTACGACCCGGCCGACGAGCGGCTCGACCCGGCGTGGGGAGTGCTGGCCGAGGCCGGGACACCCGTGGTGATGCACTGCGGCTCCGGGCCCGCGCCCGGCAAGCACACCGGCCCCGAGCCCGTCGCGCGGGTGCTGGCGCGGCACCCGAGGCTGCGGCTGATCGTCGCGCACATGGGCATGCCCGAGTACGAGGAGTTCCTCGGCCTCGCCGAGCGGTACAACGAGGTGCGGCTGGACACGACGATGGCGTTCACGGACTTCACCGAGGGCTTCATGCCGTACCCGCGTGCGGCCCTGCCCCGGTTCGCGGCGCTCGGCGACCGCATCCTGTTCGGCTCCGACTTCCCCAACATCCCCTACCCGTACCTGCACCAGCTCCAGGCCCTGGAACGGCTGGGGCTCGGCGAGGAGTGGCTGCGGGCCGTGTGCCACGACAACGCGGCCGCGCTGTTCACCGCAGCAGATCCACATACGTGTCCGTCCCCGGCACCGTCGGGATGA
- a CDS encoding sodium:solute symporter family protein has translation MNGLDWAVLIGYFAVMVAIGVWSHKRVDNVSDFFTAGGKMPWWLSGISHHMSGYSAVMFTGYAGIAYTYGVTSFVTWSFPIALGIAIGSKLFAPRINRLRSRLHVASPLEYLKNRYDLKTQQALAWSGMLLKIVDVGAKWAAIATLLSVFTGISLNQGILITGGITAIYCTIGGLWADALTELGQFIIQLLAGIAMFVAVFVRLDDHGGFFGVWDSPELQGHEKPLVGPYGTVFLLAFLFIKLFEYNGGMLNQAQRYMATPNAKEAERSARLSAILWLVWPLVLFFPMWMSPLLVESQKPDGSDSYALMTEQLLPHGLLGLVIVGFFSHTMAMCSSDANAIAAVFTRDCAPVIWARARAWNQSQGLRVARIATVVFLGLSMAAATQVNSPAFKDIITVVIKWVAGLMGPMAIPMMLGLLRAFRRSGPTAALASWSMGLLAFWLVNYPINWNVEGGVPLQYQVSIPLAVSLVLYILVGYIRPEDTPERLAIIEKINTDDDGAASAAVPTPAGPADEVVRTTTRD, from the coding sequence ATGAACGGTCTCGACTGGGCCGTGCTCATCGGCTACTTCGCCGTGATGGTCGCGATCGGCGTCTGGTCGCACAAACGCGTCGACAACGTCAGCGACTTCTTCACCGCCGGCGGCAAGATGCCCTGGTGGCTGTCCGGCATCTCGCACCACATGTCGGGCTACAGCGCGGTGATGTTCACCGGGTACGCGGGCATCGCCTACACCTACGGCGTCACGTCCTTCGTCACCTGGTCCTTCCCCATCGCCCTCGGTATCGCCATCGGATCGAAGCTGTTCGCGCCGCGCATCAACCGGCTGCGCTCCCGGCTCCATGTGGCCTCCCCGCTGGAGTATCTGAAGAACCGCTACGACCTGAAGACCCAGCAGGCGCTGGCCTGGTCCGGGATGCTGCTGAAGATCGTGGACGTGGGCGCCAAGTGGGCCGCCATCGCCACCCTGCTGTCCGTCTTCACGGGGATCTCCCTCAACCAGGGCATCCTCATCACGGGCGGCATCACGGCGATCTACTGCACGATCGGCGGCCTCTGGGCGGACGCGCTGACCGAACTCGGCCAGTTCATCATCCAGTTGCTGGCCGGCATCGCGATGTTCGTGGCGGTGTTCGTACGCCTCGACGACCACGGCGGCTTCTTCGGCGTCTGGGACTCGCCCGAGCTCCAGGGCCACGAGAAACCGCTCGTCGGGCCCTACGGCACGGTGTTCCTGCTCGCGTTCCTCTTCATCAAGCTCTTCGAGTACAACGGCGGCATGCTCAACCAGGCCCAGCGCTACATGGCCACGCCGAACGCCAAGGAAGCCGAGCGCTCCGCCCGCCTCTCGGCGATCCTCTGGCTGGTCTGGCCGCTGGTGCTGTTCTTCCCCATGTGGATGTCGCCCCTGCTGGTCGAGTCGCAGAAGCCGGACGGCTCGGACTCCTACGCCCTGATGACCGAACAGCTCCTGCCGCACGGCCTGTTGGGCCTGGTCATCGTCGGCTTCTTCTCGCACACCATGGCCATGTGCTCCTCCGACGCCAACGCCATCGCGGCGGTCTTCACCCGGGACTGCGCGCCGGTGATCTGGGCGCGGGCCCGGGCCTGGAACCAGAGCCAGGGCCTGCGGGTGGCCCGCATCGCCACCGTCGTCTTCCTAGGTCTGTCCATGGCGGCGGCGACGCAGGTCAACTCCCCCGCCTTCAAGGACATCATCACGGTCGTCATCAAGTGGGTGGCCGGACTGATGGGCCCGATGGCGATCCCGATGATGCTGGGCCTGCTGCGGGCGTTCCGCCGCTCCGGCCCGACGGCCGCCCTCGCCAGCTGGTCGATGGGTCTGCTCGCGTTCTGGCTGGTGAACTACCCGATCAACTGGAACGTCGAGGGCGGCGTGCCGCTCCAGTACCAGGTGTCGATCCCGCTGGCCGTCTCGCTGGTCCTGTACATCCTGGTCGGCTACATCAGGCCGGAGGACACTCCGGAGCGGCTGGCGATCATCGAGAAGATCAACACGGACGACGACGGCGCGGCATCGGCCGCCGTCCCGACCCCGGCTGGTCCGGCGGACGAGGTGGTACGGACGACGACCAGGGATTGA
- a CDS encoding SDR family oxidoreductase: MSLLAGKTVVVSGVGAGLGRQVAAAVVRDGGRAVLGARTEANLAKAAAEIDPGGACTAYRATDISDEAQCEALAAVARERFGGIDAVVHVAAFDGYFGGLEDADFESWRSVLDVNLLGTLRMTRACLPSLKEAGGSVVFVGTQSAVAAPSQVRQAAYAASKGALTSAMYSLARELGPHRIRVNTVLPGWMWGPPVQAYVRFTAQTEDVDEATVLERLAGRMALPELATDADVADAAVFLASDRARAITGQSLLVNAGELMR; the protein is encoded by the coding sequence ATGTCACTGCTCGCGGGGAAGACGGTCGTCGTGTCGGGGGTCGGGGCCGGGCTCGGGCGGCAGGTCGCGGCGGCCGTCGTGCGGGACGGCGGGCGGGCCGTGCTCGGGGCCCGTACGGAGGCGAACCTGGCGAAGGCGGCCGCCGAGATCGACCCCGGCGGGGCGTGCACCGCGTACCGCGCCACGGACATCTCCGACGAGGCGCAGTGCGAGGCGCTGGCGGCGGTGGCACGGGAGCGGTTCGGCGGGATCGACGCCGTCGTCCATGTGGCTGCGTTCGACGGCTACTTCGGCGGACTCGAGGACGCCGACTTCGAGTCCTGGCGGTCCGTCCTCGACGTGAACCTGCTGGGCACGCTGCGGATGACCCGGGCCTGTCTGCCGTCGCTCAAGGAGGCCGGCGGGTCCGTCGTGTTCGTCGGGACACAGTCGGCGGTGGCCGCCCCGTCGCAGGTGCGGCAGGCGGCGTACGCGGCGTCGAAGGGGGCGCTGACGAGTGCGATGTACTCGCTCGCGCGGGAGCTCGGGCCGCACCGGATCCGGGTCAACACCGTGCTGCCCGGCTGGATGTGGGGGCCGCCGGTGCAGGCGTACGTCCGGTTCACGGCGCAGACGGAGGACGTGGACGAGGCGACCGTCCTGGAGCGGCTGGCCGGGCGGATGGCGCTGCCCGAGCTGGCCACGGACGCGGACGTGGCCGATGCGGCGGTGTTCCTGGCGTCGGACCGGGCGCGGGCGATCACCGGGCAATCGTTGCTGGTCAACGCGGGGGAGCTGATGCGATGA